The region TCGGATTCATCCTTCCAGTTTCCCTTGCAACTTCCTTCGAAGCGTTTCTCGTGCTCTTCCCAAACGGCTTTTTACCGTTCCTACCGGAATCTTCAATTGCTCCGCGATATCTTGGACAGGAAGACCCTCGATATGATGCATCACGACGACCACTCGTTGGTCTGCAGGAAGAGTGAGCAGGGCTTCTTGCAAGATTGAAACACGGTTCGCCTCTTCCATTGCCACCTCGGGATTCCGTTGCGCGTCCGGAATTTCATCTATCCCCTGATTAGCTCCTTCCAATGGGACTGTGTGACTCGTTTTGCGAAATCGTAGGATATCGATTGCCGCATTGCTGACAATTCGCAACAGGTAGGCAAGAATGCTAGTCTCCTTACGCAACTTTTCGAGTCGAGAAAAGGAACGTAAGTAAGCCTCCTGAACAATGTCCTGTGCATCACTATGATTTCCCAGAATCCCCACCGCCACAGTATAGAGCCGCTCTTTATGGCGATGGTAAAGTGTTTCGAAAGCATCGAGGTTTCCCGCCTGCGCGAGCTCGACCAAATGCTTATCCGATTCTTGAGCAAGCGGTTTCAACCGCGAATTATCCTTTATATTCATAAACGAGCCATGTGAAGCTGGGTTCCCTTATACGAGAAACCTTAAAAGCCTCCAAATACACCCAAAATCTTCATTCATACTCATTTTGAGGGTTCTTAGAGGTTCATATCTCACGAGAAAACCCGTAAGATAACTATATGGGAAAAAGACCCCCAGGACCGCTCGTCAACAACGCAATTTATAATTTCCTTTACCGCAGTGGAAGTCCTTTTACCTACATAGTCTTGGGAGTCGTTTGTCTGGCTTTCCTGCTTTTTTGGCTCGGCTCTGGGAACCCTGAAACCTATGCATTTGTCAAATCCACCTTTTTCACTCCGAGCGAATTCCTCAGAAAACCTTGGACAATTTTCACTTACTGGATATTCACGGCAGACTTAGGATTATTACTCTTTATAGGGCTCGGGCTTTATTTCTTCGCTTCTTCCCTCGAGCGAGAGTATGGGACAAAAAGATTCGCATTGGCATTTTCGGGTTTGGTGCTGATTTGCCCAATTTCCTTTTGGCTGGGTTATCTCTTCGGGGTAGGGGATGTGCCGCTCATGACCGTGGGACTTCCGGTCGCTGGATGCTTGGTTGCTTGGGCAGCGAGACATCCCCATTCGAAGATTCTTTTATTTATGGTAGTCCCTATAGAGGCGAGATGGGTAGGTTGGTTAACGGTCATAGGTGTAGGAATTGGATATGGATGGGGGCATCCACTTTTTTCGATTTTTGCCCTGCTGCCTTTAGGGCTTTGCTACCTCTATGCAACGAGACGCTTGAAACTTCCAGAGTTTCCGCGAAAACAAAAAAGAGTCTTTTTTGAAAAAGACTACGAAGGTCTCGACCCCGATAAAAGGAGAGCGGCAGAGGAGGAGCGAAGGCGTCTGCGCGAGCTGTTCGAAAGAAGTTGGAAACAAGGAGACGAGGAAGACAAATAGCAAATTAAATCGAAAATATTCGAAAAAAACGACTTTTTGGAAACATTTCTGCATCACAAGAAGTAAAATACATAAGCCGGTGTAAACCGGCGGCGTCTAATTTCCCAAGGCCGGGAAAGCGGGGGAACCAACCTCGTTGGGGCGTATCCCGAGAAATCGGGAAGGGTACTCTTGGCCCTAGCCCGTCAGCTAACCCCGTCGACAGAGCGAGAGCCAATGTTCGAACGAAACCGAGAAAAACAAGGCTGTACCAAAGTCGTTAGACGCGGTGCAGTTTTTTGTTTTTGGCAAAGCCTGCTTTTCGGTATTGCTCATACGGCTTACGCTTGTCAGGAACGGTCAAAAGGAACGGATCGTCAAGAACCTGCTCAACTGGGAAACCGGACGGCAGCATAGACACCTCCTGACAGAGGGTGTCCCTTTCCGAAGGGACACCCTCTAAACTTTTCTAAATCTTTTTCGAAGAGGAATGAGAGGTAAAGTTTTTTTCAAGAAAGGTTTGTCCTATGAAATACCAAGACCAAATTGTCCGCTCGACGCGAATGGCACTCGATGATCTTTTCCGCACTGCAAAAGCAGTCCCTCCCGATAAAATCGAATGGAAACCCCTCGAAGAAGGAAGAAGCGTCCTCGACCAACTTCAAGAATGTGCGCAAGCACCCGTATGGTTTAGGTCCGTTTTGGAGGAACGCGCTTGTCCACCCTTCGATGAAGAAAAATGGAAACAAGCGCTTATAGAGCGAAAAAAATGGAACACCATCGAAAAATGCGAAGAGGCTGCAAGAGAAAACACCGAGAAACTCTTCGAGACGATTCAGAATTTTTCGGATGAGGATTTAGATGTAATGGTACATTTTCCTTTTCAGGAAGGTTTTCTCCGTTCCATTGCAGACATCATGGGTTTTCACTATTGGAATTTGGTTTATCACACAGGGCAAATCAACTATATTCAAACTTTATACGGGGACAAAGAAATGCATTGAAAAGGAAATGCTTATTTTGGAAAATTGCTATTGTGAGACCATTTTTGTGTTCAATCGTCTAACTCTTAAGAAATCTAAAGGAATAAGATTATGACAATCCAACTATTCTCTTTTTTAGCCATTCTGCTCAACTCGATTTCATCTATTCAAGACTCTAAAGTCATTCTTCGGGTGAATGGTGTTCCAATCTTTGCTTCCGAGTACTACAAAAGGATGGAGTTGTTGCCCGGAGTCGGGGTTTACTCGAACGGTAAATTCGTCGAGCGTCCTCCAGCCTTTCTCACGATATTGCAAATCGTGCAAGACCAACTCATTCTGCAA is a window of Fimbriimonadales bacterium DNA encoding:
- a CDS encoding RNA polymerase sigma factor encodes the protein MKPLAQESDKHLVELAQAGNLDAFETLYHRHKERLYTVAVGILGNHSDAQDIVQEAYLRSFSRLEKLRKETSILAYLLRIVSNAAIDILRFRKTSHTVPLEGANQGIDEIPDAQRNPEVAMEEANRVSILQEALLTLPADQRVVVVMHHIEGLPVQDIAEQLKIPVGTVKSRLGRARETLRRKLQGKLEG
- a CDS encoding rhomboid family intramembrane serine protease, which gives rise to MGKRPPGPLVNNAIYNFLYRSGSPFTYIVLGVVCLAFLLFWLGSGNPETYAFVKSTFFTPSEFLRKPWTIFTYWIFTADLGLLLFIGLGLYFFASSLEREYGTKRFALAFSGLVLICPISFWLGYLFGVGDVPLMTVGLPVAGCLVAWAARHPHSKILLFMVVPIEARWVGWLTVIGVGIGYGWGHPLFSIFALLPLGLCYLYATRRLKLPEFPRKQKRVFFEKDYEGLDPDKRRAAEEERRRLRELFERSWKQGDEEDK
- a CDS encoding DinB family protein, with product MKYQDQIVRSTRMALDDLFRTAKAVPPDKIEWKPLEEGRSVLDQLQECAQAPVWFRSVLEERACPPFDEEKWKQALIERKKWNTIEKCEEAARENTEKLFETIQNFSDEDLDVMVHFPFQEGFLRSIADIMGFHYWNLVYHTGQINYIQTLYGDKEMH